Proteins encoded together in one Eriocheir sinensis breed Jianghai 21 unplaced genomic scaffold, ASM2467909v1 Scaffold608, whole genome shotgun sequence window:
- the LOC126993376 gene encoding serine/threonine-protein kinase PAK 4-like, translated as MSFSHSTRLVKLTQERINTLVAEHKQVLGRGATCKVYLVEEEGELCCLKLARDRRLAAMFHQEFDVLLDLDGAAGAPKALGTSLGFPAMLTTFRGHNTFCDLPRLARRETDRLAAFVALALGVKQLHARGYAHNDIKENNVAVCRGADGRLQVSLIDYGAAQRLGTRVGFVGASTRRTPWLAPELLGGGRCSRAGDVFSLGYVLSNILDTCHRYYPALDVLAEAAMAANPARRPSLKKIFKAVNKFAGQRDEAARRETFVRRVRKAFSCLFPRRRRY; from the coding sequence ATGTCTTTCTCACACAGCACCCGCCTCGTGAAGCTGACGCAGGAGCGCATCAACACGCTGGTGGCCgagcacaagcaggtgctggggCGCGGCGCCACGTGCAAGGTGtacctggtggaggaggagggcgagctGTGCTGCCTCAAGCTGGCCAGGGACCGCCGCCTCGCTGCCATGTTCCACCAGGAGTTTGACGTCCTGCTGGACCTAGACGGCGCGGCGGGGGCACCCAAGGCCTTGGGCACCAGCCTCGGCTTCCCCGccatgctcaccaccttccgcggccacaacaccttctgcgacctgcCCCGCCTCGCTCGCCGCGAGACGGACAGGCTGGCTGCTTTCGTGGCCCTCGCCCTCGGCGTGAAGCAGCTCCACGCCCGCGGCTACGCCCACAACGACATCAAGGAGAACAACGTGGCGGTGTGCCGGGGCGCCGACGGCCGCCTGCAGGTGTCGCTCATCGACTACGGCGCGGCGCAGCGGCTGGGCACGAGGGTTGGTTTTGTGGGAGCGAGCACGCGGCGCACGCCCTGGCTGGCCCCGGAGCTGCTGGGCGGCGGCCGCTGCTCGCGCGCCGGGGACGTCTTCTCCCTCGGCTACGTCCTCAGCAACATCCTGGACACCTGCCACAGGTACTACCCCGCCCTGGACGTGCTGGCCGAGGCCGCCATGGCCGCAAACCCTGCACGGCGACCCTCGCTCAAGAAGATCTTCAAGGCGGTCAACAAGTTCGCGGGCCAGCGGGACGAGGCGGCGAGGAGGGAAACCTTCGTCCGGCGAGTTCGCAAAGccttttcctgcctcttcccgcgccgccgccgGTATTAA